In Scylla paramamosain isolate STU-SP2022 chromosome 1, ASM3559412v1, whole genome shotgun sequence, one DNA window encodes the following:
- the LOC135102258 gene encoding transcription initiation factor IIE subunit beta-like, whose product MERQLMKERNAFLKKALETPLEVKKRPQVPPPPEPQKKKVPKSLASDPNAYKTVSGGSQYKFGVLARIVRHMKTRHQDGEMHPLSIDEILDETNQLNAGPKVKQWLVTEALPNNPKVQEVEGKYLFKPPLPVRDRKSLLKLLRQHDMKGHGGVLLDDIQESLPHCDKVMKQLDKEILRVVRQTDKKQIIFYHDKGINFPVEKEFQQLWRNTSVDGLQDDNIEEYLNKQGIKSMQDTGPKIKPIRKKVRKSRSRATKISDNEHMQHVLQTYDDA is encoded by the exons ATGGAGCGACAACTGATGAAAGAGCGCAATGCCTTTTTGAAAAAGGCATTGGAAACTCC ATTGGAAGTCAAAAAGAGGCCCCAAGTACCACCGCCACCTGAGCCTCAGAAGAAGAAGGTTCCCAAATCCCTTGCATCAGACCCTAATGC ATACAAAACTGTGTCAGGAGGAAGCCAGTACAAGTTTGGGGTGCTGGCGAGAATTGTGCGGCACATGAAAACCCGTCATCAAGATGGGGAGATGCACCCACTTTCCATAGATGAAATTCTTGATGAGACCAATCAACTTAATGCTGGTCCCAAGGTGAAACAG TGGCTGGTGACAGAGGCTTTGCCCAACAATCCCAAGGTGCAAGAAGTGGAGGGCAAGTACTTGTTTAAGCCACCACTTCCTGTGAGGGATCGTAAGTCACTGCTCAAACTCCTTCGTCAGCATGACATGAAGGGGCACGGTGGTGTGCTGCTTGATGACATTCAAGAGTCTTTGCCTCATTGTGACAAGGTTATGAAG CAACTAGACAAGGAAATCTTACGTGTAGTGCGGCAAACAGACAAGAAGCAGATCATCTTTTATCATGATAAGGGCATCAATTTCCCTGTGGAGAAGGAGTTCCAGCAATTATGGCGCAACACTTCTGTTGATGGTCTTCAAGATGACAACATAGAAGAATATCTTAACAAGCAG GGAATCAAGTCAATGCAAGACACAGGGCCCAAGATTAAGCCTATCcgtaagaaagtgagaaagtccCGGTCTCGAGCTACTAAGATCTCTGACAATGAGCACATGCAACATGTTCTGCAGACCTATGATGATGCCTAG